One window from the genome of Streptomyces sp. NBC_00287 encodes:
- a CDS encoding amino acid ABC transporter permease, whose product MTSVLYDAPGPKAKRRNVIFSIVFFVLLALLGWWVWTVMDDKGQLEWALWEPFFTESEAWTTYLLPGLADTLKAAALAMIIALPLGAVFGIARMSDHRWVRIPAGAVVEFFRAIPVLLLMLFANEFFARSTDVSSAERPMYAVITGLVLYNASVLAEIVKAGILALPKGQTEAAKAIGLRKGQTMTSVLLPQAVTAMLPAIVSQLVVIVKDTALGGVMLGFTELLNARGTLAANYANVIPSFIVVAVIYIIVNFILTSFASWLEGRLRRSKRSTGAVLGAEDMEELNPAAVGGSFGTGGEGGGPGGFGGFTYPPKK is encoded by the coding sequence GTGACCTCGGTTCTGTACGACGCCCCCGGCCCCAAGGCCAAGCGGCGCAATGTGATCTTCTCGATCGTCTTCTTCGTCCTGCTGGCCCTGCTGGGCTGGTGGGTCTGGACGGTGATGGACGACAAGGGCCAGCTGGAGTGGGCCCTGTGGGAGCCGTTCTTCACCGAGTCCGAGGCCTGGACGACGTATCTGCTGCCCGGTCTCGCGGACACCCTGAAGGCCGCGGCGCTGGCCATGATCATCGCGCTGCCGCTGGGCGCGGTCTTCGGCATCGCCCGGATGTCCGACCACCGCTGGGTGCGGATCCCGGCCGGTGCCGTGGTGGAGTTCTTCCGCGCCATCCCGGTGCTGCTGCTGATGCTGTTCGCGAACGAGTTCTTCGCCCGGTCCACGGACGTCAGCAGCGCCGAGCGGCCCATGTACGCGGTCATCACCGGCCTGGTGCTGTACAACGCCTCGGTCCTCGCCGAGATCGTCAAGGCCGGCATCCTCGCGCTGCCCAAGGGCCAGACGGAGGCCGCCAAGGCGATCGGTCTGCGCAAGGGCCAGACGATGACGAGCGTCCTGCTGCCGCAGGCGGTCACGGCGATGCTCCCGGCCATCGTCAGCCAGCTGGTCGTCATCGTGAAGGACACCGCGCTGGGCGGCGTGATGCTCGGCTTCACCGAGCTGCTGAACGCGCGCGGCACGCTCGCGGCCAACTACGCCAATGTCATCCCGAGCTTCATCGTCGTGGCGGTCATCTACATCATCGTCAACTTCATCCTGACCAGCTTCGCCAGCTGGCTGGAGGGCAGGCTGCGGCGCAGCAAGCGCTCCACCGGCGCGGTGCTCGGTGCCGAGGACATGGAGGAGCTCAACCCGGCGGCGGTCGGCGGCTCCTTCGGGACCGGCGGCGAGGGTGGCGGGCCGGGCGGCTTCGGTGGCTTCACATATCCGCCCAAGAAATGA
- a CDS encoding amino acid ABC transporter permease produces MFDFLSDYDDPSLLGAFWVTLQLTFFSAIGSLVWGTLLAAMRVSPVPLMRGFGTAYVNIVRNIPLTVIIVFTSLGLADIFGMTMGAPDDFEAQGFRLAILGLVGYTAAFVCEALRSGINTVPVGQAEAARALGLSFRQVLSLIVLPQAFRSVIGPLANVLIALTKNTTVAATIGVAEAALLMKEMIENEAQTLLIGAIFAFGFVVLTLPTGLILGWLSKRLAVKR; encoded by the coding sequence GTGTTCGACTTTCTTTCTGACTATGACGACCCGAGCCTGCTCGGCGCCTTCTGGGTGACGCTGCAGCTCACCTTCTTCTCGGCCATCGGTTCCCTGGTCTGGGGCACCCTGCTGGCGGCGATGCGGGTCAGCCCGGTTCCTCTGATGCGCGGCTTCGGCACCGCCTACGTGAACATCGTCCGGAACATCCCCCTGACCGTCATCATCGTCTTCACCTCGCTCGGCCTCGCCGACATCTTCGGGATGACGATGGGCGCGCCCGACGACTTCGAGGCCCAGGGCTTCCGCCTCGCGATCCTCGGTCTGGTCGGCTACACCGCCGCCTTCGTCTGCGAGGCGCTGCGCTCCGGCATCAACACCGTGCCGGTCGGCCAGGCCGAGGCGGCCCGCGCGCTCGGACTGAGCTTCCGACAGGTGCTCAGCCTCATCGTCCTGCCGCAGGCGTTCCGCTCGGTCATCGGTCCGCTCGCCAACGTCCTGATCGCGCTCACCAAGAACACCACGGTGGCGGCCACGATCGGCGTGGCGGAAGCGGCCCTCCTGATGAAGGAAATGATCGAGAACGAGGCTCAGACGCTGCTCATCGGCGCGATCTTCGCCTTCGGTTTCGTGGTACTGACCCTGCCCACCGGCCTGATCCTCGGCTGGCTGAGCAAGCGACTGGCGGTGAAGCGGTGA
- a CDS encoding glutamate ABC transporter substrate-binding protein, producing the protein MKLRKVTAAAAAAFVLSLTATACGGDDNGSDSADTGSGGGDKIKVGIKYDQPGLGLKEPDGSFSGFDVDVATYVAGELGYEPNQIEFIETKSADRENALARGDVDFIAATYSITDERKEKVDFAGPYLLAHQDLLVKADSDITEATDLNGKKLCSVTGSTSAQNVKDEIAPKAQLKEYGTYSECIAGLQSGAVDAVTTDDSILAGFAAQDQYKGQFKLAGLKLSNENYGVGVKKGDTETVNKINDALEKMFGDGAWEKAVTDNFGPADYKNEPAPKIGNIVQ; encoded by the coding sequence ATGAAGCTCCGCAAGGTCACCGCCGCGGCGGCCGCTGCGTTCGTCCTCTCCCTCACCGCGACCGCCTGTGGTGGCGACGACAACGGCAGCGACAGCGCCGACACCGGCTCCGGGGGCGGCGACAAGATCAAGGTCGGCATCAAGTACGACCAGCCCGGTCTGGGCCTGAAGGAGCCCGACGGTTCCTTCTCCGGCTTCGACGTGGACGTCGCCACGTACGTGGCGGGGGAGCTCGGCTACGAGCCGAACCAGATCGAGTTCATCGAGACCAAGAGCGCCGACCGCGAGAACGCGCTCGCCCGTGGTGACGTCGACTTCATCGCCGCCACCTACTCGATCACCGACGAGCGCAAGGAGAAGGTCGACTTCGCCGGCCCGTACCTGCTGGCCCACCAGGACCTGCTGGTCAAGGCTGACTCCGACATCACCGAGGCCACGGACCTCAACGGCAAGAAGCTCTGCTCGGTCACCGGCTCGACCTCGGCGCAGAACGTCAAGGACGAGATCGCCCCGAAGGCCCAGCTGAAGGAGTACGGCACGTACTCCGAGTGCATCGCCGGTCTGCAGAGCGGCGCCGTCGACGCCGTGACCACCGACGACTCGATCCTCGCCGGCTTCGCCGCGCAGGACCAGTACAAGGGCCAGTTCAAGCTCGCCGGCCTGAAGCTGAGCAACGAGAACTACGGCGTCGGCGTCAAGAAGGGCGACACCGAGACCGTGAACAAGATCAACGACGCGCTGGAGAAGATGTTCGGCGACGGCGCCTGGGAGAAGGCCGTCACGGACAACTTCGGCCCGGCCGACTACAAGAACGAGCCCGCCCCGAAGATCGGGAACATCGTTCAGTAA
- a CDS encoding amino acid ABC transporter ATP-binding protein encodes MTEVSVAKEDVAATGDLVVLKSVNKHFGALHVLQEIDLTIARGEVVVVIGPSGSGKSTLCRAINRLETIDSGTIVIDGKPLPDEGKELARLRADVGMVFQSFNLFAHKTVLENVMLGQIKVRKTDKKKAEEKARKLLDRVGVANQADKYPAQLSGGQQQRVAIARALAMDPKVMLFDEPTSALDPEMINEVLEVMQQLARDGMTMIVVTHEMGFARSAANRVVFMADGRIVEEAVPDQFFSNPRSDRAKDFLSKILHH; translated from the coding sequence ATGACCGAAGTATCGGTGGCCAAGGAAGATGTGGCCGCGACCGGCGACCTGGTCGTCCTGAAGAGTGTCAACAAGCATTTCGGCGCGTTGCACGTGCTCCAGGAGATCGACCTGACGATCGCGCGCGGCGAGGTCGTCGTGGTCATCGGGCCCTCCGGGTCCGGGAAGTCCACCCTGTGCCGCGCCATCAACCGCCTGGAGACGATCGACTCGGGGACGATCGTCATCGACGGCAAACCACTGCCCGACGAGGGCAAGGAGCTGGCCCGGCTGCGCGCCGACGTCGGCATGGTCTTCCAGTCGTTCAATCTCTTCGCGCACAAGACCGTGCTCGAAAACGTCATGCTGGGCCAGATCAAGGTCCGCAAGACCGACAAGAAGAAGGCCGAGGAGAAGGCCCGCAAACTGCTCGACCGGGTGGGTGTGGCCAACCAGGCGGACAAGTACCCCGCTCAGCTCTCCGGCGGCCAGCAACAGCGCGTGGCCATCGCACGCGCCCTGGCGATGGACCCCAAGGTCATGCTCTTCGACGAGCCGACCTCGGCCCTCGACCCGGAAATGATCAATGAGGTGCTGGAGGTCATGCAGCAGCTCGCCCGGGACGGCATGACCATGATCGTCGTGACCCATGAGATGGGCTTCGCTCGTTCGGCCGCCAATCGAGTGGTGTTCATGGCGGACGGGCGAATCGTCGAAGAGGCTGTGCCGGACCAGTTCTTCAGCAACCCTCGCAGCGACCGCGCCAAGGACTTCCTGTCCAAGATCCTGCATCACTGA
- a CDS encoding response regulator transcription factor, producing MRLLLVEDDNHVAAALSAVLARHGFDVTHARSGEEALQALVPEGPGFGVVLLDLGLPDQDGYEVCGKIRKRTSTPVIMVTARSDVRSRIHGLNLGADDYVVKPYDTGELLARIHAVSRRSVHEDDAGAGGDTVLRLGSVHIELPTRQVSVDGSVVQLTRKEFDLLALLAQRPGVVFRREQIISEVWRTSWEGTGRTLEVHVASLRAKLRMPALIETVRGVGYRLVAPAA from the coding sequence ATGAGACTGCTCCTCGTCGAGGACGACAACCATGTCGCCGCCGCCCTGTCAGCGGTGTTGGCGCGACACGGCTTCGACGTCACGCATGCCCGCAGCGGCGAGGAGGCCCTGCAGGCGCTCGTCCCGGAGGGTCCCGGCTTCGGTGTCGTCCTGCTCGACCTGGGCCTGCCCGACCAGGACGGCTACGAGGTCTGCGGCAAGATCCGCAAGCGCACCAGCACCCCGGTGATCATGGTCACCGCCCGCTCCGACGTACGCTCCCGCATCCACGGGCTCAACCTCGGCGCCGACGACTATGTGGTCAAGCCGTACGACACCGGCGAGCTGCTCGCCCGGATCCATGCCGTCAGCCGGCGCTCTGTCCACGAGGACGACGCCGGGGCCGGCGGCGACACCGTGCTGCGGCTCGGCTCCGTGCACATCGAACTGCCCACCCGGCAGGTCAGCGTGGACGGCTCGGTCGTCCAGCTGACCCGCAAGGAGTTCGATCTGCTGGCCCTGCTCGCCCAGCGGCCCGGCGTGGTCTTCCGCCGGGAGCAGATCATCAGCGAGGTGTGGCGGACCAGCTGGGAGGGGACCGGACGCACCCTGGAGGTCCATGTGGCCTCCCTCAGGGCCAAGCTGCGGATGCCGGCCCTGATCGAGACCGTGCGTGGGGTCGGCTACCGGCTCGTCGCCCCGGCCGCCTAG
- a CDS encoding sensor histidine kinase has translation MRTRLLPLLIVLMAAVLLALGVPLAVSLAAAQQQKVVVDRIDDTAYFAAMARSVMDTPEGPRDEGRTLSRELESYYGVYGIRAGVFLPGDTPLANAPQTWFLPESGEVRDAFEEALLSRRSHDPQQVWPWQRNRLVVASPVVRDGDVVAVVVTDSPTGEMRSRILYGWMVIAAGEVAAMLLAVGAALRLTGWVLRPVRVLDATTHAIASGALKSRVAAAGGPPELRRLARSFNEMADNVEDVLEQQRAFVADASHQLRNPLSALLLRIELLALELPEGNEEIASVQAEGKRLAEVLDDLLDLALAEHTAADLRLTDIGALTAERVAAWSPTAEAKGVELTGDCPATTAWVDPVALSSALDAVIDNAVKFTPEGERVEVAVASNGGTATVVVADQGPGLTDEELARVGDRFWRSGRHQNVKGSGLGLSISRALLSAGGGSIAYAHQEPHGLRVTVRVPRSGPTA, from the coding sequence GTGCGCACTCGACTCCTCCCGCTGCTCATCGTCCTGATGGCGGCCGTACTGCTGGCGCTCGGGGTGCCGCTCGCCGTCAGCCTGGCCGCCGCCCAGCAGCAGAAGGTGGTCGTCGACCGGATCGACGACACGGCGTACTTCGCGGCCATGGCCCGGTCCGTCATGGACACCCCCGAGGGACCGCGCGACGAGGGCCGCACCCTGAGCCGGGAGCTGGAGAGCTACTACGGCGTCTACGGCATCCGGGCGGGCGTCTTCCTGCCGGGCGACACGCCGCTGGCCAACGCGCCGCAGACCTGGTTCCTGCCCGAGTCGGGCGAGGTGCGCGACGCCTTCGAGGAGGCCCTGCTCAGCCGGCGCAGCCACGATCCGCAGCAGGTGTGGCCCTGGCAGCGGAACCGTCTCGTCGTCGCCTCACCGGTCGTCCGGGACGGCGATGTCGTCGCGGTCGTCGTCACCGACTCGCCCACCGGGGAGATGCGCTCGCGGATCCTGTACGGCTGGATGGTCATCGCCGCCGGTGAGGTCGCCGCGATGCTGCTCGCCGTCGGCGCCGCGCTGCGGCTCACCGGCTGGGTGCTCCGTCCCGTACGTGTCCTGGACGCCACCACCCACGCCATCGCGAGCGGCGCCCTGAAGTCCCGGGTCGCGGCGGCCGGGGGACCACCGGAACTCAGACGCCTGGCCCGGTCGTTCAACGAGATGGCGGACAACGTGGAGGACGTGCTGGAGCAGCAGCGCGCCTTCGTCGCCGACGCCTCCCACCAGCTGCGCAACCCGCTCTCCGCGTTGCTGCTGCGCATCGAACTGCTCGCCCTCGAACTGCCGGAGGGCAACGAGGAGATCGCCTCGGTCCAGGCCGAGGGCAAGCGTCTGGCCGAGGTCCTGGACGACCTGCTGGACCTGGCGCTCGCCGAGCACACCGCGGCCGATCTGCGGCTCACCGACATCGGGGCGCTGACCGCCGAGCGGGTCGCCGCCTGGTCGCCGACGGCCGAGGCGAAGGGCGTCGAGCTGACCGGGGACTGCCCGGCCACGACCGCGTGGGTCGACCCGGTGGCGCTGTCGTCCGCGCTGGACGCGGTGATCGACAACGCGGTGAAGTTCACCCCGGAGGGCGAGCGGGTCGAGGTGGCGGTCGCGTCCAACGGCGGCACCGCGACCGTCGTGGTCGCCGACCAGGGGCCCGGCCTCACCGACGAGGAACTGGCCCGCGTCGGCGACCGCTTCTGGCGCAGCGGCCGCCATCAGAACGTCAAGGGGTCCGGCCTCGGCCTGTCCATCTCCCGGGCGCTGCTCTCGGCGGGCGGCGGGTCGATCGCGTACGCGCATCAGGAGCCGCACGGTCTGCGGGTGACGGTGCGGGTGCCCAGGAGCGGGCCTACGGCTTGA
- a CDS encoding TAXI family TRAP transporter solute-binding subunit, which translates to MPTLFPPVDRRRALQGAVAGFVALGLLLWWLLPLGEEPPSGTITFSTGTRAGVYHEYGERLRAELAKDMPDLDVELLTSAGSQQNVQRVATGQADFTIAAADAVETYELSGRPGSDRLRGVARLYDDYVQLVVPPDSDIESVADLRGKRVAIGLPDSGVRLIANRVLEAAGIDPEKDITPRSDGIDTGPKLLGRDLDAFFWSGGLPTRGLREIAETSTFRFVPINTDLVAKVHAQGGATRYYRATNMPESAYKTIQNGSTVATMAVSNLLVTRKDLDPRLTEWLTRTVLDSRDGIGAHVHSAQLVDVRTAIYTDPLPLHEGARRYYRSVKP; encoded by the coding sequence ATGCCCACGCTCTTCCCGCCTGTCGACAGGCGCCGTGCCCTCCAGGGGGCGGTGGCCGGCTTTGTCGCGCTCGGGCTGCTGCTGTGGTGGCTGCTGCCGCTGGGCGAGGAGCCACCGAGCGGAACGATCACCTTCAGCACGGGCACCCGGGCCGGCGTCTACCACGAGTACGGCGAACGGCTGCGCGCCGAGCTCGCCAAGGACATGCCGGATCTCGACGTGGAGCTGCTGACCAGCGCCGGATCGCAGCAGAACGTCCAGCGGGTGGCGACCGGCCAGGCCGACTTCACCATCGCAGCGGCCGACGCGGTGGAGACGTACGAGCTGTCCGGCAGGCCCGGCTCCGACCGGCTGCGCGGGGTCGCGCGGCTGTACGACGACTATGTGCAGCTCGTCGTCCCGCCGGACTCCGACATCGAGTCGGTCGCGGATCTGCGGGGCAAGCGGGTGGCCATAGGGCTGCCCGACTCAGGTGTACGGCTGATCGCCAACCGGGTCCTGGAGGCGGCCGGTATCGACCCGGAGAAGGACATCACGCCCCGCTCGGACGGCATCGACACCGGCCCGAAGCTCCTGGGGCGGGACCTCGACGCGTTCTTCTGGTCGGGCGGACTGCCCACGCGCGGGCTGCGGGAGATCGCCGAGACCTCCACCTTCCGGTTCGTGCCGATCAACACGGATCTGGTCGCCAAGGTGCACGCCCAGGGCGGCGCCACCCGCTACTACCGGGCCACCAACATGCCGGAATCGGCCTACAAGACCATCCAGAACGGCTCCACGGTCGCCACGATGGCCGTGTCCAACCTGCTCGTGACCCGCAAGGACCTCGACCCCCGGCTCACCGAGTGGCTGACCCGGACCGTGCTCGACAGCCGTGACGGCATCGGCGCCCACGTCCACTCCGCCCAACTGGTCGACGTCCGCACCGCGATCTACACCGACCCCCTCCCGCTGCACGAGGGCGCCCGGCGCTACTACCGCTCGGTCAAGCCGTAG
- a CDS encoding cation:proton antiporter: MHSGILLIEFGSIILGLGLLGRAAARFRLSPIPLYLLAGLAFGEGGLLPLGASEEFIAAGAEIGVILLLLMLGLEYTAGDLVTNLKAHYPAGLVDGALNALPGAATALLLGWGPVAAVVLAGVTWISSSGVIAKVLGDLGRVGNRETPVILSVLVLEDLAMAVYLPIVTALVAGAGLLAGSVTLAVALGAAGLVLFVAVRYGRVISRFVSSDDPEKLLLVVLGLTILVAGVAQQLQVSAAVGAFLVGIALSGEVAEGAHTLLSPLRDLFAAVFFVFFGLHTNPASIPPVLLPALALAVVTAATKIATGYWAARRAGISVKGRWRAGGALVARGEFSIVIAGLAVSAGIEPASLGPLATAYVLILVIVGPLTARFTEPVAMWWLGRRTAAQKREESRPYEEAEAPVADL, from the coding sequence GTGCACTCCGGCATCCTGCTGATCGAGTTCGGTTCGATCATCCTGGGCCTCGGTCTGCTCGGCCGGGCCGCCGCCCGCTTCCGGCTCTCCCCGATCCCGCTGTATCTGCTCGCCGGTCTCGCCTTCGGCGAGGGCGGGCTGCTGCCGCTCGGGGCGAGTGAGGAGTTCATCGCGGCGGGCGCGGAGATCGGCGTCATCCTGCTCCTGCTGATGCTGGGCCTCGAGTACACGGCCGGCGATCTGGTCACCAACCTCAAGGCCCACTACCCCGCAGGCCTCGTCGACGGCGCGCTCAACGCCCTCCCGGGCGCGGCGACGGCGCTGCTGCTCGGCTGGGGTCCGGTGGCGGCCGTCGTCCTGGCCGGCGTCACCTGGATCTCGTCCTCCGGTGTCATCGCGAAGGTGCTGGGCGACCTGGGCCGGGTGGGCAACCGCGAGACCCCGGTCATCCTCAGCGTCCTGGTCCTGGAGGACCTGGCGATGGCGGTGTACCTGCCCATCGTCACCGCGCTGGTCGCCGGGGCGGGCCTGCTGGCGGGCAGCGTCACCCTGGCCGTCGCGCTGGGCGCTGCGGGCCTCGTCCTGTTCGTCGCGGTCCGCTACGGCCGTGTCATCTCCCGTTTCGTCTCCAGCGACGACCCGGAGAAGCTGCTGCTGGTGGTGCTGGGCCTGACCATCCTGGTCGCGGGCGTCGCGCAGCAGCTCCAGGTGTCCGCGGCGGTGGGGGCGTTCCTGGTGGGCATCGCCCTGTCCGGGGAGGTGGCGGAGGGTGCGCACACCCTGCTCAGCCCTCTTAGGGACCTGTTCGCCGCGGTGTTCTTCGTCTTCTTCGGACTGCACACCAACCCGGCGAGCATCCCGCCGGTCCTGCTGCCCGCGCTCGCCCTGGCAGTCGTCACAGCGGCCACGAAGATCGCGACCGGCTACTGGGCGGCGCGACGGGCCGGCATCTCCGTGAAGGGCCGCTGGCGCGCGGGCGGCGCCCTCGTGGCCCGCGGCGAGTTCTCGATCGTCATCGCGGGCCTCGCGGTCAGCGCGGGCATAGAACCGGCGTCCCTGGGCCCCCTGGCCACGGCCTACGTCCTCATCCTGGTCATCGTCGGCCCGCTCACGGCACGGTTCACGGAGCCGGTGGCGATGTGGTGGCTGGGTCGGCGGACGGCGGCCCAGAAGCGGGAGGAATCCCGGCCGTACGAGGAAGCGGAGGCTCCGGTGGCCGACCTGTAG
- a CDS encoding TrkA C-terminal domain-containing protein gives MSAPRLRATPLPGIGVQYDLVTREHRHLSVVAHRDGGRTVNVYRADDPDSCLQSLRLTGPEADSLIDALKPSHHSASLLYTTDLGLVAERIEVAATSRWNGRLLGDTRMRTETGASVVAVLRRAEAIPSPAPDFRLVGGDTLIVIGTREGVDAAASILGRE, from the coding sequence GTGTCAGCTCCACGTCTGAGGGCGACGCCGCTGCCCGGTATCGGGGTCCAGTACGACCTCGTGACACGGGAACACCGCCATCTGTCCGTGGTGGCACACCGCGACGGGGGCCGCACGGTGAATGTGTACCGGGCCGACGATCCCGACTCCTGCCTGCAGTCCCTGCGGCTGACAGGACCGGAGGCGGACTCGCTGATCGACGCGCTGAAGCCGTCCCATCACAGTGCCAGCCTGCTCTACACCACCGACCTGGGCCTGGTCGCGGAGCGGATCGAGGTGGCCGCGACCTCGCGCTGGAACGGACGGCTGCTGGGCGACACCCGGATGCGCACCGAGACGGGTGCCTCCGTGGTGGCGGTGCTGCGCCGGGCCGAGGCCATCCCGTCCCCGGCTCCGGACTTCCGGCTGGTGGGCGGTGACACCCTGATCGTCATCGGCACCCGCGAAGGCGTGGACGCCGCCGCGTCGATACTCGGGCGGGAGTGA